A genomic region of Notamacropus eugenii isolate mMacEug1 chromosome 3, mMacEug1.pri_v2, whole genome shotgun sequence contains the following coding sequences:
- the PKDREJ gene encoding polycystin family receptor for egg jelly translates to MLHGGALPRFLLLLLLPLSLPRRCPRAAPAPPPLARPASRQSRHPCLQALLLSFRGPYQGSNLTLAPHPESLLGFPLGRAPESDRGPDPVASSERSSRWALGLGPELAPKPSLDSGCKGVLCPHLAPQSKSRSGSRWIPGRPAEAALLHILSASSPPLCQRSSGALHLSWGLQPTGSRLTFRLYQSRGCGLCQVWKVTCNPYLETGGISCIPGNTHDGGVPCGTLAHLLLPGQGWDWRACRLIGQIMEGDLHLVNSTLGIQVRGSTLTLNLRQAQAGSYGPGIYYSRAAPGRGSARQAQSHLLFYQQQGLSWLFAVDFLGSHCDRLSVHLYLSPQGVAFFGTRSHQELEVHFFNIGPLGTHGLLHLVWFVPLQHPLLHLQWTFHLQLPGASLRHNRTYTYQDRLPTASRFIPRSVLPFHPDVYAGFMEKADCSTNNLEPAILEASLDTYGSKVLKSPVACVQNPCFIHKVRIKEGNRLELSGMDGFTINTAVQVNCSIPHNVTRDWNFYPIRDANTTPDWSRPLRTWWIRKMKHFSFFHIPEGVLKQGLYLVNFSVTVTAAEKEMKASDAMFLSISKSQLVAVIEGGHARRVAFNEIWTLDGSSSSDPDSHDPSEGLDYRWYCTTNWIHFESVIVPHSTRDACLPWMSDLRWIHKSVPVYTIFPRTLRGNQVYYFRLVVQKDERKSFKDQRVTVTAGPPPVTSFSCIENCENNLILTDRFSLSGKCTDCGSAPVYYLWSLLSASGKEIPFDWVHQTTTGRTNPYVSIKASAFKGFRDQFCFISLKVSNWGGGFSVSNHSFYINSPPHVGQCKIHPDKGIALVTKFVVQCSNFRDYNLPLSFKIIASSFWDVDDISSLDQNTLGAVMYFGPQPVTPPSFLPVGMPVNNYLVKIYAQVYDSLGAFSQVTLDAIVNSPLVKDSPNTMLGLLFNLTQNSSGAMLTTLFQQRDFIQAGYLVFLVASVLNNVKPLPDLQTNHSEIQERLINFCNHLPTNTLVEISQVTVAIVELTQEGSGLTAGVQKAATSRLMEMNLALQSYRQREKTFHSEQIEIVSTGISTSLSNIFKTGSQKDTVNETLYVTELLADTVSSIKVPGEVETVISTPNLKMHINKDEKHNVTGAFLAKKDCQNCFYPTLRKSKVTDLESEGPVSTVFYEFKDDPFPWLSQGERPSVDVVGFRMRETKENGDTFEVEPETVEAFILRKNLKEVAFNLTVGPDKDFLKMTTGVFNFVVNGSYQEVFIHIITEVKVLFRVLIYVGSNITHTLPIVSFLAPPDMPPVANESALFDPTCKVKVPYLICLSQSLLQAIARGSDSTNWHISVVLQSAYIVMKPNHKLVRISIFTAQCLKMDSIQQEWGWKDCAVGNGSSWWRVHCICHLKPEPTNASKPREPWLYRSRIKYLTARMVVIPNSLDLRVDIIQTLPQNPVSLFTVIFIVFTYLVLAFWAMHKDETDRFLREHVIILPDNDPYDHVCYLVTFYTGSRLGSGTRADVFLQLLGTEASSDVHCLSHPDFTTFYRGSTDTFLLTTRSDLGSIRAIRVWHNNEGSHPSWYLSRVKVENIFNRHIWLFLCRSWLSVESLEQTFQAADKAQPLSRKDYFLIHASDLLGTSHLWLSVFASVVTGPFNRLQRLSCCLTTLLCTLLCNIMFFNKDEEEEVMPVELKHLRGIMRGIESALICEPMQMVLGALFNYSQRKVSEVPATHVAPRLHPLMKSDFRNWKERLEMWYRHETVLPHTQGQDIPTKKQAPGNNVMLPEAAANAITETKGKPPNSGLQPTAAVSPGQNAASPNPVNPERESTDREDQTFREAADGAFSSSPSDAEQGSAKDGEVEGSSSDAPEDRHKKVMLFEARPHFVLHWWCVYVAWLLVIGTTGVSSFFIIVYGLTYGYQKSTQWLFASVSSLCQSIFVVQVAKILLLSGIKSSRAKYCKNIPWTTRYNYIEIRLHGLNLNADDTRELHYEIVRVRGTRMYQPLVEDEIRIFRRRTRIKKRAIVFLRNIVNHFIFLGLLLCIVSLLRHSHSFHHNQAVRSQFSTNLEKVRELNDTYRWLTDVLLPLVHNRQHPTFLSNSWSRILGLPRMRQVRAKSIKKSCFLSGTAANRLMKKGIHCQHQYSWSMEDRKNYGRFWTSLTESSVDSRPVSFTYEPKLGKWAYYSYGLVHAYGVGGYPFYFFPDQEQYNSTIRLQELQKSRWLDERTWAVILELATFNSDTSLFCTVSVVFEVSPLGVINPSLEVHSFSLPLFRRRSQLELYLYGAAMVFLVVYLVEEVITIHQEKENYIRNRFNLVSFGLKSMFLFLILLLYIQFRMAKEILDFYLKNLDDFTPFHAISHLDQVLRIALGFLVFLTILKTLMYFRFFYDVRLAQRAILAALPGIFHMALLVGVYIFVYVIFGYLVFGQHQWHYSSIIHSTQTIFSYCVSAFEDTAFLNKQFLGGLFLASFMLVMICVLINLFQAVILSAYEEMKQLVYEEPAEEVEAATYLFHKVRNLFRFLTCRAPAQEEPAYFTDILYGHPENKNYQYLGLKTRNINGRRMTYVVV, encoded by the coding sequence ATGCTTCATGGAGGAGCGCTCCCTCGCttcctactgctgctgctgctgccgctctCGCTTCCTAGGCGCTGTCCCAGGGCGGCTCCCGCTCCTCCACCTCTGGCCAGGCCGGCCTCCAGGCAGAGCCGCCACCCATGCCTCCAAGCGCTCCTTTTATCCTTCCGCGGGCCCTACCAGGGCTCCAATTTAACCCTGGCCCCTCACCCAGAATCCCTTTTGGGATTCCCTTTAGGCCGAGCCCCTGAGTCTGACCGTGGTCCTGATCCTGTAGCTTCCTCAGAGCGGAGCTCCAGATGGGCCCTGGGTCTAGGCCCTGAGTTGGCCCCAAAGCCCAGCCTAGATTCAGGTTGCAAGGGTGTCCTGTGCCCTCACCTAGCTCCCCAATCAAAATCCAGATCAGGTTCTAGATGGATTCCTGGGAGGCCTGCGGAAGCTGCTTTGCTTCACATCCTTAGTGCAAGCTCCCCTCCCCTGTGCCAGAGGTCCTCTGGCGCCCTCCATCTCTCCTGGGGTCTCCAGCCCACAGGATCCAGGCTAACCTTCAGGCTGTACCAATCCCGGGGCTGTGGTCTCTGTCAGGTCTGGAAAGTGACTTGCAACCCTTATCTTGAGACTGGTGGCATCTCTTGCATCCCTGGCAATACTCATGATGGAGGAGTCCCCTGCGGGACTCTGGCCCACCTCCTTTTGCCAGGCCAGGGCTGGGACTGGAGGGCCTGCCGGCTCATTGGTCAGATCATGGAAGGAGACTTGCACCTGGTCAATAGCACTTTGGGAATCCAAGTGAGGGGCAGCACTCTGACCCTGAATCTCCGACAGGCCCAGGCAGGCTCCTATGGCCCTGGCATCTATTACTCCAGGGCAGCCCCAGGCAGAGGCAGTGCCCGGCAAGCCCAGagccatctccttttctatcagCAGCAAGGCTTGTCCTGGCTATTTGCCGTGGATTTTCTTGGGAGTCACTGTGACCGCCTGAGTGTGCACCTCTATCTCAGCCCCCAAGGGGTGGCTTTCTTTGGGACCAGGTCCCACCAAGAGCTGGAAGTCCATTTCTTCAACATTGGGCCCTTGGGGACTCATGGGCTCCTCCACCTAGTGTGGTTCGTCCCCTTACAGCATCCTCTCCTGCACCTCCAGTGGACTTTTCACCTCCAGCTTCCTGGGGCCAGTCTCAGGCACAACCGGACGTACACTTACCAAGACCGGCTCCCCACTGCCTCCCGATTCATTCCTCGTTCTGTCTTGCCATTCCACCCTGATGTCTACGCAGGCTTCATGGAGAAAGCAGACTGCTCCACAAATAATCTGGAGCCAGCCATCTTAGAAGCCTCCCTGGACACATATGGTTCCAAAGTGCTCAAGTCACCAGTGGCCTGTGTCCAGAACCCCTGTTTCATCCACAAGGTGAGAATCAAGGAAGGTAATAGGCTAGAACTGAGTGGGATGGATGGCTTTACCATAAATACTGCCGTGCAGGTCAACTGTAGCATCCCCCATAACGTGACCCGGGACTGGAATTTCTACCCCATCCGTGATGCAAACACCACTCCAGACTGGAGCAGGCCCTTGAGGACATGGTGGATTAGGAAAATGAAACACTTTTCCTTCTTCCACATTCCCGAAGGAGTCCTGAAACAGGGCCTGTATCTAGTGAATTTTTCCGTGACTGTCACTGCTGCTGAGAAGGAGATGAAAGCCTCAGATGCtatgtttctttccatttctaaaagcCAGCTGGTAGCAGTCATTGAGGGAGGGCATGCCCGGAGGGTGGCGTTCAATGAGATATGGACTTTGGATGGATCATCTTCCTCAGACCCTGATTCCCATGACCCTTCCGAGGGCCTGGACTATAGATGGTATTGCACCACCAACTGGATACACTTTGAGTCTGTGATCGTGCCTCACTCCACAAGAGATGCCTGCCTTCCCTGGATGTCAGACTTGAGGTGGATTCACAAATCTGTCCCTGTGTATACCATCTTTCCCAGAACACTCAGAGGTAACCAGGTGTATTATTTCCGCCTGGTGGTTCAGAAGGATGAGAGGAAATCATTTAAGGATCAGAGGGTCACTGTGACTGCTGGTCCCCCACCTGTCACAAGCTTTTCATGCATTGAAAATTGTGAAAATAACTTAATTCTAACAGATCGATTTTCCTTGTCTGGAAAGTGCACGGACTGTGGGTCAGCTCCTGTCTACTATCTCTGGTCACTCTTGTCCGCATCAGGAAAAGAGATCCCATTTGATTGGGTCCATCAGACCACCACTGGGAGAACTAACCCTTATGTGTCAATCAAAGCTTCTGCTTTTAAGGGTTTTCGAGACCAGTTCTGCTTCATTTCTCTAAAGGTGTCAAACTGGGGTGGAGGGTTCTCAGTTTCTAACCATTCCTTTTATATCAATTCTCCACCCCATGTCGGTCAGTGCAAGATTCACCCCGACAAAGGCATAGCCCTAGTGACCAAATTTGTTGTCCAGTGCAGCAACTTTAGAGACTATAATTTACCTCTCAGTTTTAAAATCATAGCTTCAAGTTTCTGGGATGTGGATGACATTAGTTCTTTAGACCAGAATACTCTGGGGGCCGTGATGTACTTTGGGCCTCAGCCTGTaactcctccttcttttcttcctgttgGGATGCCAGTCAATAACTACTTGGTGAAGATATATGCCCAGGTCTATGATTCTCTGGGTGCCTTCTCCCAAGTGACCCTGGATGCCATTGTGAATTCTCCCTTGGTCAAAGACTCACCGAATACCATGTTGGGCCTCCTGTTCAATCTCACTCAGAACTCATCTGGTGCAATGCTGACCACTCTTTTTCAACAGAGGGACTTTATCCAAGCAGGCTATCTTGTCTTTCTGGTGGCTTCCGTTTTAAATAATGTGAAGCCTTTGCCTGACTTGCAAACAAACCACTCTGAGATCCAGGAACGCCTCATCAACTTTTGTAACCACTTGCCCACCAACACCCTGGTGGAAATTAGTCAAGTGACAGTGGCCATTGTGGAACTCACCCAGGAAGGTTCCGGTTTGACTGCAGGTGTCCAGAAGGCAGCAACCAGCAGGCTAATGGAAATGAACTTGGCACTGCAGAGTTACAGGCAGAGGGAAAAAACATTCCATTCTGAACAAATAGAAATTGTGAGTACTGGCATCTCAACCAGTTTATCTAATATTTTCAAAACTGGTAGTCAAAAAGATACAGTTAATGAGACTCTCTATGTCACAGAACTGCTAGCAGATACAGTTTCATCCATTAAAGTACCTGGGGAGGTGGAGACAGTTATATCAACCCCAAACCTCAAAATGCACATCAATAAAGATGAAAAGCATAATGTCACTGGGGCTTTCTTGGCCAAGAAAGACtgccaaaattgtttttaccCGACACTGAGAAAAAGTAAAGTCACTGACTTGGAGAGCGAAGGTCCCGTTTCCACTGTGTTCTATGAGTTTAAGGACGACCCCTTCCCTTGGCTGAGTCAAGGAGAAAGGCCTTCTGTAGATGTCGTCGGTTTCCGGATGAGAGAGACCAAAGAGAATGGGGACACCTTTGAGGTCGAACCAGAGACAGTGGAAGCATTTATCCTTAGAAAAAACCTGAAGGAAGTTGCCTTTAATCTCACTGTGGGACCAGATAAAGACTTCCTCAAAATGACCACAGGAGTTTTTAATTTTGTGGTGAATGGAAGCTATCAGGAGGTATTTATCCATATCATCACGGAAGTGAAAGTCCTGTTCAGGGTTTTGATCTACGTGGGGAGCAATATCACCCACACGCTCCCCATCGTCTCTTTCTTAGCGCCCCCGGACATGCCGCCGGTGGCCAATGAGAGCGCACTCTTTGATCCCACCTGCAAAGTCAAGGTCCCTTACCTTATCTGCCTCAGTCAGTCTCTGCTGCAGGCCATCGCCCGAGGCAGCGACTCCACCAACTGGCACATCTCCGTGGTCTTGCAATCTGCCTATATCGTCATGAAGCCCAATCATAAACTGGTGAGGATTTCCATTTTCACCGCGCAGTGTCTGAAGATGGACAGCATTCAGCAGGAATGGGGATGGAAAGACTGCGCTGTAGGGAACGGTAGCAGCTGGTGGCGCGTGCACTGCATCTGTCACCTCAAGCCCGAGCCCACCAATGCGTCCAAGCCTAGAGAGCCCTGGCTCTACAGGTCCAGGATCAAATACCTGACTGCTCGCATGGTGGTGATTCCCAACAGCCTTGACCTGCGCGTGGACATCATCCAGACCCTCCCCCAAAACCCGGTGAGCCTCTTCACCGTGATCTTCATCGTCTTCACCTACTTGGTGCTGGCTTTCTGGGCAATGCACAAAGATGAGACAGACAGGTTTCTCCGGGAACACGTGATCATCCTGCCTGATAACGACCCTTACGATCACGTGTGCTACCTGGTCACCTTCTACACTGGCAGCCGCCTGGGCTCCGGCACCCGGGCCGACGTTTTTCTCCAACTCCTGGGGACAGAGGCGTCCAGCGATGTGCACTGCCTGAGTCACCCCGATTTCACCACCTTCTACAGGGGCAGCACCGACACCTTCCTCCTGACTACCAGAAGCGACTTAGGGAGCATCCGGGCCATCCGGGTGTGGCATAACAACGAAGGCAGCCATCCCAGCTGGTACCTGAGCAGGGTCAAGGTCGAAAACATTTTCAACCGGCACATCTGGCTCTTCTTGTGCCGCTCTTGGTTGTCGGTGGAGTCGCTGGAGCAGACCTTCCAGGCGGCCGACAAGGCGCAGCCCCTTAGCAGGAAGGACTACTTCCTCATCCACGCCTCGGACCTGCTCGGCACCAGCCACCTGTGGCTGTCCGTCTTCGCCAGCGTCGTCACGGGGCCCTTCAACCGGCTGCAGCGACTGTCCTGCTGTCTGACCACGCTGCTGTGCACGCTGCTCTGCAACATCATGTTTTTCAAcaaggacgaggaggaggaggtcaTGCCTGTGGAGCTAAAGCACCTGCGGGGCATAATGAGGGGCATCGAGAGCGCCCTGATTTGCGAGCCGATGCAGATGGTCCTCGGTGCTCTCTTCAACTACTCCCAGAGGAAGGTCTCTGAGGTGCCTGCCACCCACGTGGCTCCTCGCCTCCACCCCTTGATGAAGTCGGACTTCCGAAACTGGAAGGAGCGCCTGGAGATGTGGTACCGCCACGAGACGGTCCTCCCACACACTCAGGGCCAGGACATCCCCACAAAAAAGCAGGCCCCGGGGAACAACGTGATGCTTCCCGAGGCGGCAGCCAACGCCATCACAGAGACAAAGGGGAAGCCCCCCAACTCGGGGCTCCAGCCCACGGCAGCAGTGTCCCCAGGACAGAACGCTGCCTCCCCAAACCCTGTTAATCCAGAAAGGGAGAGCACGGACAGGGAGGACCAGACCTTTCGAGAGGCAGCGGATGGGGCCTTTAGTTCATCACCCTCCGATGCAGAACAGGGGTCAGCTAAAGACGGAGAAGTCGAGGGTTCTTCAAGTGATGCACCGGAAGACAGGCACAAGAAGGTGATGCTCTTTGAAGCCcggcctcactttgtcctccactGGTGGTGCGTCTACGTGGCCTGGCTCCTGGTCATCGGCACAACAGGCGTGTCCTCCTTTTTCATCATTGTGTACGGGCTGACATACGGATACCAGAAGTCCACGCAATGGCTGTTTGCCTCTGTGTCTTCCCTGTGCCAGTCCATATTTGTGGTCCAGGTGGCCAAGATCCTGCTCTTGTCGGGCATCAAGTCAAGCAGAGCCAAGTACTGTAAGAACATTCCTTGGACGACAAGGTACAATTACATCGAGATCCGACTGCACGGCCTGAACTTGAATGCCGATGACACAAGAGAACTGCACTATGAGATCGTCCGGGTCCGTGGCACGAGAATGTACCAACCCTTGGTGGAAGACGAAATCAGAATATTTCGAAGGAGGACGAGAATTAAAAAGAGGGCCATCGTGTTTCTAAGGAATATCGTCAACCATTTCATCTTTCTCGGGCTCTTATTATGTATCGTTTCCCTCCTTCGGCACTCCCACAGCTTCCACCATAACCAGGCGGTCAGGAGTCAGTTCTCCACGAACCTTGAAAAGGTCAGAGAACTGAATGACACCTACAGGTGGCTCACCGATGTCTTGCTGCCCTTGGTCCACAACAGGCAGCATCCAACTTTTCTCTCTAACAGTTGGTCCAGGATTCTTGGCTTGCCGAGGATGCGACAAGTGAGGGCAAAGTCTATCAAAAAGTCCTGCTTCCTTTCTGGTACCGCAGCCAATAGGTTAATGAAAAAGGGCATCCATTGTCAACACCAATACAGCTGGTCCATGGAGGATCGGAAAAACTATGGAAGATTTTGGACTTCCCTAACTGAGTCTTCTGTGGATTCGAGGCCCGTCAGCTTTACTTACGAGCCAAAGCTCGGCAAATGGGCCTATTATTCCTACGGTCTGGTTCACGCCTACGGAGTGGGGGGGtacccattttatttcttccctgaCCAGGAGCAGTACAATTCCACAATAAGGCTGCAGGAACTTCAGAAGAGCAGGTGGCTTGATGAAAGAACGTGGGCTGTGATCCTGGAGCTGGCCACTTTTAATTCAGACACCAGCTTATTTTGTACCGTCTCGGTTGTATTTGAAGTGTCCCCGTTGGGGGTTATCAATCCCAGTTTGGAAGTCCACTCGTTCAGTCTGCCTCTCTTCCGCAGGCGGAGTCAGCTTGAGCTGTATCTGTACGGAGCTGCCATGGTGTTTCTGGTGGTGTATCTGGTGGAGGAAGTCATCACCATCCACCAGGAAAAGGAGAACTACATCAGGAATAGATTTAATCTCGTTAGCTTCGGCCTCAAATCGAtgtttctcttccttattttgcTTCTCTACATACAGTTCAGGATGGCCAAGGAAATCCTTGACTTTTACCTCAAGAACCTGGATGATTTCACCCCATTTCATGCCATTTCTCACTTGGACCAGGTCCTTCGCATTGCTCTGGGATTCCTGGTCTTCCTGACCATTCTGAAGACACTGATGTATTTTCGATTCTTCTATGATGTGCGGCTGGCTCAGAGAGCCATCCTGGCAGCCTTGCCCGGCATCTTCCACATGGCCCTCCTGGTAGGCGTGTACATCTTTGTGTATGTGATCTTTGGCTACCTTGTCTTTGGCCAGCACCAGTGGCATTATAGCAGCATCATTCATTCCACCCAGACCATCTTCTCCTATTGCGTTTCAGCCTTCGAGGACACTGCCTTTTTAAACAAGCAGTTTCTCGGGGGCCTgtttctggcttcctttatgcTGGTGATGATTTGTGTCTTAATTAACCTGTTTCAAGCTGTGATTCTGTCTGCTTACGAGGAGATGAAGCAGCTCGTGTATGAGGAGCCTgcagaggaagtggaggcagcaACCTACCTCTTCCACAAGGTGAGGAATCTCTTCCGCTTCCTCACGTGCAGGGCACCCGCCCAGGAGGAGCCCGCCTACTTCACTGACATCCTGTACGGCCATCCAGAGAATAAAAACTACCAGTACTTGGGGCTTAAGACCAGAAACATCAATGGGAGAAGGATGACTTATGTGGTGGTGTGA